One Halorientalis litorea DNA segment encodes these proteins:
- a CDS encoding PfkB family carbohydrate kinase, which translates to MPYERLGRRLADAPSPTLSTLPDGSVDRYCQLSAGAVGPLETREALGRELLRGDHSSFHIRVESTEPGGQAVNAAQQLHALGSEVTCYGHLDAPVFAQLPFETVSMGEPALVDAFNFRDSDVMFVEQAGLPAWTLEDLRDVATLPAVFDVDAVCCSNWISFPHMGEAFHRLGTMDLPRVPFVFDPGDIVGSTPEEVDALHDALTALQRTFDVVLNANRQEVGALAGTLDAGADDADRLAAIRSATGIEAAVMHAPEEAIAVTTTQRARVENCPVDQPRRHTGGGDHFTGGVGYALANGWDWDLALACGNVCASHYVTAGETGTVEDVRRVSRTTADT; encoded by the coding sequence GTGCCGTACGAACGTCTTGGTCGCCGTCTCGCCGATGCACCGTCGCCGACGCTCTCGACGCTGCCGGACGGGAGCGTCGACCGGTACTGTCAACTCTCGGCGGGTGCCGTCGGGCCACTCGAGACGCGTGAAGCGTTGGGTCGGGAGCTACTGCGTGGGGACCACTCGTCCTTTCACATCCGCGTCGAATCGACCGAACCCGGCGGGCAGGCGGTGAACGCGGCCCAGCAACTCCACGCCCTCGGGAGCGAGGTGACGTGTTACGGGCACCTCGACGCGCCAGTGTTCGCGCAGTTGCCCTTCGAGACAGTCTCGATGGGTGAACCCGCGCTGGTCGACGCGTTCAATTTCCGGGACAGCGACGTGATGTTCGTCGAGCAAGCCGGACTCCCGGCGTGGACTCTCGAAGACCTGCGGGACGTGGCTACCCTCCCGGCGGTTTTCGACGTGGACGCTGTCTGCTGTAGTAACTGGATATCGTTCCCACACATGGGGGAGGCCTTCCACCGTCTCGGGACGATGGACCTCCCGCGGGTGCCGTTCGTGTTCGACCCCGGCGACATCGTCGGGTCGACACCCGAGGAAGTCGACGCGCTCCACGACGCGCTGACTGCACTGCAGAGGACCTTCGACGTGGTGTTGAACGCGAACCGCCAGGAAGTGGGCGCGCTCGCGGGGACACTCGACGCCGGAGCGGACGACGCCGACCGCCTCGCGGCAATTCGCTCGGCGACCGGCATCGAGGCGGCCGTGATGCACGCTCCCGAGGAGGCCATCGCGGTGACGACCACCCAGCGGGCACGCGTCGAGAACTGCCCGGTCGACCAACCGCGTCGTCACACCGGCGGTGGCGACCACTTCACCGGAGGGGTGGGGTACGCACTCGCCAACGGTTGGGACTGGGACCTCGCGCTCGCCTGTGGCAACGTCTGTGCCAGCCACTACGTCACGGCGGGTGAGACAGGGACAGTCGAGGACGTGCGGCGAGTCAGTCGCACCACTGCAGACACGTGA
- a CDS encoding MBL fold metallo-hydrolase yields the protein MSIESDWDEWLPAAVADASPDGVTLWYLGCNGFVLKADDDTTVYIDPYLGTGDPPRTVRMIPVPFDPTDVRDADAVLATHEHTDHVHGPSQAPILAETGADFVGPDASVSVAEEEDWTDEWAVSDEQFHRVAPGESFELGSFTVHVEAANDPDAIDPVSYVFEHPAGTFFHGGDARPSEEFERIGREYDIDLGVLAFGSAGTIPDKETREPKYTKWYSDEGEVVDAARQLRLDRLLPTHWDMWKGLTADPTALHDHTRSFEFPERLEIVEIGDHVSV from the coding sequence ATGTCCATCGAGAGCGACTGGGACGAGTGGCTCCCGGCGGCCGTCGCCGACGCCAGTCCCGACGGCGTGACCCTCTGGTATCTGGGCTGTAACGGATTCGTGCTGAAGGCCGACGACGACACTACCGTCTACATCGACCCGTACCTCGGAACGGGCGACCCGCCGCGAACCGTCCGGATGATTCCCGTCCCCTTCGACCCGACGGACGTTCGGGACGCCGACGCCGTCCTCGCCACGCACGAACACACGGACCACGTTCACGGGCCGAGTCAGGCACCGATTCTCGCGGAGACGGGTGCGGATTTCGTCGGCCCCGACGCGTCCGTCTCCGTGGCGGAAGAGGAGGACTGGACCGACGAGTGGGCCGTCTCCGACGAGCAGTTCCACCGTGTCGCGCCCGGCGAGTCCTTCGAACTCGGCTCGTTCACCGTCCACGTCGAGGCGGCCAACGACCCCGACGCTATCGACCCGGTGTCCTACGTCTTCGAACACCCCGCAGGAACGTTCTTCCACGGGGGCGACGCGCGACCGAGCGAGGAGTTCGAACGCATCGGGAGGGAGTACGACATCGACCTCGGTGTCCTCGCGTTCGGGTCCGCCGGGACAATCCCGGACAAGGAGACGCGCGAGCCGAAATACACCAAGTGGTACAGCGACGAGGGTGAAGTCGTCGACGCCGCGCGACAACTACGACTCGACCGTCTGCTCCCGACCCACTGGGATATGTGGAAGGGGTTGACCGCTGACCCGACCGCACTCCACGACCACACTCGAAGCTTCGAGTTCCCGGAACGGCTAGAAATCGTCGAAATCGGCGACCACGTCTCGGTCTGA